DNA from Petropleomorpha daqingensis:
CGTGTCGTGCTCGGGGCTGCCGACGTCACCCTGCGCCGCGGGAACGGGCGGTCCGGGCGTCGACGCCGAGTCGTCGGCGGTCACCTTGGCCATGGGCCGTCGGTGCCCCCTCCGGGCGCCCCTGAACCTCGGGCTACCGCACGCCCACGAGGTCCACGACGAAGACGAGCGTGGCGCCCGGCTTGATGACGCCACCCGCGCCGCGGTCGCCGTAGGCCTTGTGCGCCGGGATCGTCAGCCGGCGGCGGCCGCCGACCTTCATGCCGGTGATGCCCTCGTCCCAGCCCTGGATGACCATGCCGACGCCGAGCCGGAACTCCAAGGGATCGCCGCGGTCCCAGGATGCGTCGAACGTCTCGCCGCCGTCGTGCGTGACGCCGACGTAGTGCGCGCTCACCAGGCTGCCGGGCGTGGCCTCCGGGCCGTCGCCCACGACGATGTCCTCGATCACCAGGTCGTCCGGCGCAGGACCGCTGGGCGGATCGACGTCCGGTCGGGTCAGCTCGGCCACGGTGCTCCTTCCCGCACCGGGGCGGTCCCGGCGCCGTCGTCCCATCCAAGCAGGACCGACGGCGCCGGGCTCTCCGACCTCAGACGCAGTCGAGCACGGGCTCGACCAGCACAGCTGGTTCCTCGACCGGCTCGGGCTCCTGCTCGCGCGCCGGGACGTCGAGCGGGTGCGCGAGCTCGTCGGCCGGCAGCCGCGCCGCGAGGATCGCGACTAGCCCGAGCACCGGCGGCGCGAGCCCGGCCACGAGGAACGTCGCCGTCAGGCCGAGGACCTGGCTGACCGTGCCGGCCAGCGCCATCGACAGCGGCATGAAGCTCAGCGAGACGAAGAAGTCGAGGCTGGACACCCGCCCGAGCAGCGCCGGCGGCACCCGCCGCTGCAGCAGCGTGCCCCAGATGACCATGCCCGCCTCGAACATGGCGCCCATGACGGCACCGGCGACGACCATGACGACCAGGGAGGCGCCGAAGCCGAACACCACGATCGGCACGCACCCGAGCGCCCACAGCAGGTTCATCACCGTCAGGTAGCGGCGGGGCAGCCGCCGCGAGGCCACGACCAGGGAGCCGACCGCACCGCCCAGCCCGAACGCCGCCAGCACGTAGCCGTGCTGCGTCGGGCCGCCGCCGGACTCCCGGACGGCGAAGGGCACCAGCACCTCGAGCGGCCCCATGAACGCCAGCAGCATGAACGCCGCGAACAGCAGCGTCGCCAGCAGCCACGGTGTCCGGGCCATGTACCCGAAGCCCTCGCGGACGTCGGTGAGCAGCCCCGGGCGCGGCGCCCCCTCCTCGAGCGGCGCGCGCCGGGCCGGGGTGGCCGGGAGCGCCGCCAGGCACGCCGCGGCGAGCAGCGAGACGACCGCGGTCGCGGCCAGGGCGGCGCCGGGGGAGAGGGCCGCGACGAGCAGCCCGGCCGCCGCGGGGCCGGCCGCGTTCTGCAGCATCGGGCGGACCATGCCCTCGAGGCCGTTGACGGCGAGCAGGTCGCCCTCCGGCACCAGGGCCGGCACCTGCGCCGAGTAGGCCGGGTAGTAGAGGCCGGTGGCGATCCCGCCGACCAGCGCCACCGCGGCCAGCTCGCCGAGCGTGACGACGCCGGTCAGCGACAGCGCGGCGACCACCCCGACCGAGCCGGCCTGGACCAGCGAGACGGCCAGCAGGATGTGCCGCTGCGGCAGCCGGTCGGCCAGCGCGCCGCCGAGCAGCGTGCTGGCCAGCATGCCGCCGGCGGACAGGCCGCTGACCAGCGACAGCGCCGCCGGGCCCCCACCGAGGGCCACGACCTGCCAGACCACGGCGATCGCCCACAGCCCCGCGCTCAGCAGCGACAGCGCCATCGAGACGGCGAGCAGCCGGTAGGCGGAGTGCCGCAGCGGCGCCAACGCGCGCGGCAGGCGGGCCATGGTCGGATCCCTTCGGGTCGGGCGGAGAGGAACAGGGTCTCCGACAGGTACGACAGAACGCAGCCGAATATGTGA
Protein-coding regions in this window:
- a CDS encoding FKBP-type peptidyl-prolyl cis-trans isomerase, with the protein product MAELTRPDVDPPSGPAPDDLVIEDIVVGDGPEATPGSLVSAHYVGVTHDGGETFDASWDRGDPLEFRLGVGMVIQGWDEGITGMKVGGRRRLTIPAHKAYGDRGAGGVIKPGATLVFVVDLVGVR
- a CDS encoding MFS transporter; the protein is MARLPRALAPLRHSAYRLLAVSMALSLLSAGLWAIAVVWQVVALGGGPAALSLVSGLSAGGMLASTLLGGALADRLPQRHILLAVSLVQAGSVGVVAALSLTGVVTLGELAAVALVGGIATGLYYPAYSAQVPALVPEGDLLAVNGLEGMVRPMLQNAAGPAAAGLLVAALSPGAALAATAVVSLLAAACLAALPATPARRAPLEEGAPRPGLLTDVREGFGYMARTPWLLATLLFAAFMLLAFMGPLEVLVPFAVRESGGGPTQHGYVLAAFGLGGAVGSLVVASRRLPRRYLTVMNLLWALGCVPIVVFGFGASLVVMVVAGAVMGAMFEAGMVIWGTLLQRRVPPALLGRVSSLDFFVSLSFMPLSMALAGTVSQVLGLTATFLVAGLAPPVLGLVAILAARLPADELAHPLDVPAREQEPEPVEEPAVLVEPVLDCV